From a region of the Pan paniscus chromosome 19, NHGRI_mPanPan1-v2.0_pri, whole genome shotgun sequence genome:
- the LOC134729519 gene encoding signal recognition particle 14 kDa protein-like, giving the protein MVLLESEQFLTELTRLFQKCWTSGSIYITLKKYGGGTKPVPKKGSVEGFEPSDKCLLRAIDGKKKVSTVVSSKQVNKFQMAYSNLLSANMDGLKKRDKKNKSKKTKAAAQ; this is encoded by the coding sequence ATGGTGTTGTTGGAGAGTGAGCAGTTCCTGACGGAGCTGACCAGACTTTTCCAGAAGTGCTGGACATCGGGCAGCATCTATATCACCTTGAAGAAGTATGGTGGTGGAACCAAACCCGTTCCAAAGAAAGGTTCTGTGGAGGGCTTTGAGCCCTCAGACAAGTGTCTGTTAAGAGCTATCGATGGGAAAAAGAAGGTCAGCACTGTGGTGAGCTCCAAGCAAGTGAATAAGTTTCAGATGGCTTATTCAAACCTACTGAGTGCTAACATGGATGGGCTGAAGAAAAGggacaaaaagaacaaaagtaagAAGACCAAAGCAGCAGCACAGTAA